The proteins below are encoded in one region of Effusibacillus dendaii:
- a CDS encoding YgaP family membrane protein has translation MIKQNVGNWDAYLRLTAGFTGLAFGIRRLIEKNDTFAAMMVMASAMKVAEGVTRICPLMHLMGVSTAEKQPKHLTYTAHDEFDQTKPIPDYAQ, from the coding sequence ATGATCAAACAAAATGTGGGCAACTGGGATGCCTATCTGCGTCTTACAGCCGGTTTCACCGGTCTGGCGTTCGGTATTCGGCGATTAATCGAAAAAAATGACACGTTCGCTGCGATGATGGTAATGGCAAGTGCGATGAAAGTAGCGGAAGGCGTCACCCGAATCTGTCCGCTGATGCATCTGATGGGTGTCTCCACAGCGGAGAAACAGCCGAAACATCTCACGTATACAGCACATGATGAGTTTGATCAGACAAAGCCGATTCCCGATTATGCCCAGTAG
- a CDS encoding HAD family hydrolase: protein MSQHILFDLDDTLIHCNKHFTLTRELFLDLMMSLFQDFPVERSLIDKTQEKIDMAGVEKWGLGKNRFPDSLVQTYRLMCQKYGKIPEQKEEARILELGHSVYDFDIELYPYAMNTLEKLIKQGHDLYLYTGGDFQIQTQKVLEAGLDVIFPEQKRFIYEHKNTKVLRHILTRYNFHPQKTWMVGNSARSDIRPALETGIHAIHIPDEFGWKYDRVELDVPAKGEFHVLRSIADVPDVIAEIAGRGANQRREQMG, encoded by the coding sequence TTGTCCCAGCATATACTGTTTGATCTTGATGATACGCTAATCCATTGCAACAAACATTTTACGTTGACGCGGGAACTGTTTTTGGATCTGATGATGAGTCTGTTTCAGGATTTTCCGGTCGAGCGAAGTTTGATCGATAAAACACAGGAAAAAATCGATATGGCAGGCGTTGAAAAATGGGGATTGGGCAAAAACCGTTTCCCTGATTCGCTTGTCCAAACGTACCGGTTAATGTGTCAGAAATACGGGAAAATCCCCGAACAGAAGGAAGAAGCAAGAATTCTGGAACTGGGGCATTCGGTCTATGATTTTGATATTGAGCTGTACCCGTATGCAATGAACACGCTGGAAAAATTGATAAAGCAGGGGCACGATCTGTATCTGTACACCGGCGGTGATTTTCAGATTCAAACGCAAAAAGTGCTGGAAGCTGGGTTGGACGTTATTTTCCCGGAACAGAAACGGTTTATTTACGAACACAAAAACACAAAAGTGTTGCGTCATATCCTCACGCGCTACAATTTTCATCCGCAGAAAACGTGGATGGTGGGCAATTCCGCAAGAAGTGACATTCGTCCCGCCTTGGAAACGGGCATTCATGCGATTCATATTCCGGACGAGTTTGGTTGGAAATACGACCGTGTGGAGTTAGATGTCCCTGCCAAAGGTGAATTTCATGTGCTTCGCTCCATTGCCGACGTACCAGACGTGATCGCAGAAATTGCAGGGCGGGGAGCCAATCAAAGACGTGAACAGATGGGGTAA
- a CDS encoding ArsJ-associated glyceraldehyde-3-phosphate dehydrogenase yields the protein MATKLGINGMGRIGRMVFRIAMNDPEVQIVAVNATTDPAALAHLLKYDSVQGRWDVDIETEDNALIVNGQRIYVMSDRDPNNLKWGEYGADIVIESTGKFRSRETAGVHLKNGARKVIITAPGKDEDATIVMGVNENLYDPNQHHVISNASCTTNCLAPVVKVLQDQFGIEHGLMTTVHSYTNDQRNLDNPHKDLRRARACATSIIPTSTGAAKAVALVLPELKGKLNGLSLRVPTPNVSVTDLVATLKKDVTAEEVNDALKKAAQGSLKGILEYTEEPLVSIDFVGHPASSIVDGLSTMVVADRTVKVLAWYDNEWGYSCRVVDLARLVASKLPQKQTVLS from the coding sequence ATGGCAACTAAATTGGGGATTAATGGAATGGGCAGGATCGGCCGAATGGTCTTTCGGATCGCCATGAACGATCCGGAGGTTCAGATCGTCGCTGTAAATGCGACAACCGACCCGGCTGCTTTGGCCCACCTGTTAAAATACGATTCTGTGCAGGGGCGTTGGGACGTGGATATTGAGACGGAAGACAACGCTTTAATTGTCAATGGACAACGTATATATGTAATGTCCGATCGTGACCCGAACAATTTAAAATGGGGCGAATATGGAGCCGACATAGTAATTGAATCGACCGGAAAGTTTCGTTCGCGTGAAACCGCTGGCGTTCACTTGAAAAACGGAGCGAGAAAAGTAATTATTACGGCTCCCGGCAAAGATGAAGACGCAACAATTGTGATGGGTGTCAATGAGAATCTGTACGATCCGAACCAGCATCATGTAATCTCCAACGCTTCCTGTACGACAAACTGTCTGGCGCCTGTTGTAAAGGTGCTGCAGGATCAGTTCGGAATTGAGCATGGTTTGATGACGACTGTGCACTCCTACACAAACGACCAGCGGAATCTGGACAATCCTCATAAAGATTTACGACGTGCACGGGCTTGCGCCACGTCGATTATTCCTACTTCAACGGGTGCTGCCAAAGCGGTTGCATTGGTACTGCCCGAACTGAAAGGAAAGCTGAACGGGCTGTCTTTGCGGGTGCCAACTCCAAACGTTTCGGTTACGGATCTGGTAGCCACATTAAAGAAAGACGTGACGGCAGAAGAAGTGAACGATGCGTTAAAGAAAGCGGCGCAAGGTTCGCTGAAAGGAATACTGGAATATACGGAAGAACCGCTTGTATCGATCGATTTTGTCGGTCATCCTGCTTCCTCCATTGTAGACGGTTTATCCACAATGGTGGTAGCAGACCGGACGGTGAAAGTGTTGGCCTGGTATGACAATGAATGGGGATACTCCTGCCGCGTTGTCGATCTTGCCCGTTTGGTCGCCAGCAAGTTGCCCCAAAAACAGACAGTTTTAAGCTAA
- a CDS encoding aspartyl-phosphate phosphatase Spo0E family protein, translating into MKNQSVLKQIDQLRTELQILTKQKGSFLDPSVLEMSQRLDRLILLIYKQNGQAYRETGVVWMR; encoded by the coding sequence TTGAAAAACCAGTCTGTACTCAAACAGATCGACCAGTTGCGCACGGAGCTGCAGATACTCACCAAGCAAAAAGGGAGTTTTCTTGATCCTTCCGTATTGGAAATGAGCCAGCGACTGGATCGGTTGATCTTATTAATTTACAAACAGAATGGACAAGCCTATAGGGAGACAGGTGTAGTATGGATGCGATAA
- the clpP gene encoding ATP-dependent Clp endopeptidase proteolytic subunit ClpP, giving the protein MNLVPMVVEQTSRGERAYDIYSRLLKDRIIFLGSEIDDMVANSVIAQLLFLTAEDSEKDISLYINSPGGSITAGMAIFDTMQFIKPDVSTICVGMAASMGAFLLTAGAKGKRLALPNAEVMIHQPLGGARGQATDIKIAAERILRMRDQLNRIIAERSGQPLEKVERDTDRDYFMSAEEAKEYGLIDKVIERI; this is encoded by the coding sequence ATGAATCTGGTGCCGATGGTAGTCGAACAAACAAGCCGCGGAGAACGCGCATACGACATTTATTCCCGCCTGTTAAAAGACCGGATTATTTTTCTGGGCAGTGAAATTGATGATATGGTGGCCAACTCGGTCATCGCACAGTTGCTGTTTCTGACTGCAGAAGACTCGGAAAAAGACATCAGTCTGTACATCAACAGCCCGGGCGGCTCGATTACAGCCGGCATGGCGATCTTTGATACCATGCAGTTTATCAAGCCGGATGTATCGACGATTTGTGTGGGAATGGCGGCTTCCATGGGAGCATTTCTGTTGACTGCCGGCGCGAAAGGCAAACGATTGGCTTTGCCAAACGCAGAAGTAATGATTCATCAACCGCTTGGCGGAGCACGCGGTCAGGCAACTGACATTAAAATCGCGGCAGAGCGGATTTTGCGGATGCGGGATCAATTAAACCGGATCATTGCGGAGCGTTCGGGACAACCACTGGAAAAAGTCGAACGGGACACCGACCGTGATTATTTCATGAGTGCCGAGGAAGCCAAAGAGTACGGGCTGATCGACAAAGTAATCGAACGTATCTAG
- a CDS encoding class I SAM-dependent methyltransferase, whose translation MRLIPLLREKGAIPFRDFMQAALYDPDDGYYSRKHEIFGKTGDFYTSPGVHSVFGQTVARDLFKKWHLLDCPSPFILVEFGAGQGVLAKDILTAWKQIAPEIPIHYRIVETSAGLREIQRALLDPVIRATNAVVEWFSDLSEAGSFIGMVLSNELLDAFPVHVVEKTETGWQEIYVTERDGMLAECTGPLSDNRIAFYIDRFLPPLPVGRRAEVNLAALDWLQEISIFLKKGFIITIDYGEESDHLYEGRNSGTIRAFYRHQPVSELYVRIGQQDITSDVNFTAIRKYGEDIGLGTFLYGTQANYLVQAGILETIAPPQSDDPFQDETFKRNLAIKHLILPGGMGDRFKVLIQQKSG comes from the coding sequence ATGAGACTGATTCCATTACTGCGCGAAAAGGGAGCCATCCCTTTTCGCGATTTTATGCAAGCGGCACTTTATGATCCGGATGACGGGTATTACTCTCGCAAACATGAGATATTCGGAAAAACGGGTGATTTTTATACATCTCCCGGCGTGCATTCGGTGTTCGGGCAAACGGTCGCCCGCGATCTCTTTAAAAAATGGCATCTGCTCGATTGTCCGTCACCTTTTATTCTTGTAGAATTTGGCGCAGGACAAGGCGTCCTGGCCAAAGACATACTCACCGCATGGAAACAAATCGCACCCGAGATACCGATTCATTACCGGATTGTGGAAACATCAGCCGGGCTTCGGGAAATTCAACGCGCCCTGCTGGATCCGGTAATCCGTGCAACAAATGCGGTTGTAGAATGGTTTTCTGATCTTTCGGAAGCAGGTTCTTTTATAGGAATGGTTCTCTCGAATGAATTGCTGGATGCGTTTCCTGTGCACGTTGTCGAGAAAACGGAAACGGGATGGCAAGAGATCTATGTGACTGAACGGGACGGAATGCTGGCAGAATGTACAGGCCCTTTGTCGGACAACCGGATCGCATTTTATATAGATCGATTCTTACCGCCGCTGCCTGTCGGGCGGCGAGCTGAAGTCAATCTGGCAGCACTTGATTGGCTGCAGGAAATCAGTATTTTTTTGAAGAAAGGATTTATTATTACGATTGATTACGGTGAGGAATCGGATCATCTTTATGAGGGCAGAAATAGCGGTACCATTCGGGCGTTCTACAGACACCAACCGGTTTCTGAGCTTTATGTACGAATCGGTCAGCAGGATATCACCAGTGATGTAAACTTTACCGCGATTCGAAAATACGGGGAAGATATCGGATTGGGCACCTTTTTATATGGGACTCAGGCCAATTATTTAGTACAAGCCGGTATTTTGGAGACCATTGCGCCCCCTCAATCAGACGACCCGTTTCAAGATGAGACGTTCAAGCGCAATCTGGCGATCAAACATCTGATTTTGCCGGGGGGTATGGGGGATCGATTCAAAGTACTGATTCAACAGAAATCCGGGTGA
- the fdhF gene encoding formate dehydrogenase subunit alpha — translation MTTHETIEIDGKPFAMTDGQTILQVAQAQDYFVPSICYHPNLRPLQTCDTCLVEVDGQLARACVTEAKPGMVVNTQSEQAKEAQLEAMSRILKNHELYCTVCDNNNGNCTVHNTAEFLQVEHQKYEFTPKPYPPDNSHPFYRYEPDQCILCGRCVEACQDLQVNETLSIDWSREVPRVIWDHDVPIDHSSCVSCGHCVTVCPCNALMEKSMLGEAGYLTGIENNILGPMIDITKEVEPGYREIFMISEVEAAMRQSRIKRTKTVCTYCGVGCSFEIWTKGRHILKVEPHAEAPVNGISTCVKGKFGWDFVNSEERLTKPLIRKGDKFVEATWDEALSLVARKLTEMKEQHGPDSIGYISSSKCSNEENYLMQKLARAVTGTNNVDNCSRYCQSPATSGLMRTVGYGGDSGTVHDIAAADLVLIVGANAAESHPVLATRIKRAHKLYGQKLVVADLRKNEMAERADLFLHPEQGTDLIWLSAVTKYIIDQGWEDKQFLCDRVNGFDEYAESLSKFTLDYAAEKTGISKDDLIKLAEMIHVANSVCILWAMGVTQHLGGTDTSTAISNLLLVTGNYGRTGTGAYPLRGHNNVQGACDFGSMPAWMPGYEAVQDEKVRAKYERAWGVKLPKEPGLNNHQMVEAIQDGKLKALYLMGEDMAIVDSNSNHVQAAFEQLEFFVVQDIFFSKTAQYADVVLPASPSLEKDGTFTNTERRIQRFHKVFEPLGDSKPDWLILQEVANRMGADWNYCDPGEIMAEVARLAPIFAGVSYERLEGWNSQLWPVAPDGSSTPLLYVDRFGFPDGKAKLVKVDWTPPYDAGKEFDLHLNNGRLLEHFHEGNLTYRVDGITHKVPNPWLEVSPELAAERGLQSGSLVRLTSPYGEVEVRTLVTDRVQGNELYLTMNSFEDKKMVNRLTSSYHDKTTHTPNYKEMGVKMEILESEGESPLPRENHRFGKRVPQIGVRVEEKWKRSDFVPIPDLIEGGAEHGASDYAH, via the coding sequence TTGACAACACACGAAACGATTGAGATCGACGGAAAACCGTTTGCAATGACAGACGGCCAGACGATTTTGCAGGTGGCTCAGGCACAGGATTATTTTGTCCCCAGTATTTGCTATCATCCGAATCTGCGACCGCTTCAGACATGCGACACCTGTTTAGTGGAAGTCGATGGGCAGTTGGCACGGGCATGCGTTACGGAAGCCAAGCCGGGCATGGTCGTAAACACGCAATCGGAGCAGGCAAAAGAAGCCCAATTGGAAGCCATGTCGCGTATTTTAAAAAATCATGAACTGTACTGCACGGTTTGCGATAATAACAACGGCAATTGCACCGTGCATAACACGGCCGAATTTTTGCAGGTTGAACATCAGAAATACGAGTTTACTCCCAAGCCCTATCCGCCTGACAACTCACATCCTTTTTATCGGTACGAACCGGATCAGTGCATACTTTGCGGCAGATGCGTGGAGGCCTGTCAGGATTTGCAGGTGAACGAAACGCTGTCGATCGACTGGAGCCGTGAAGTACCGCGTGTGATTTGGGATCATGACGTGCCGATTGACCATTCATCCTGCGTTTCCTGCGGTCATTGTGTGACTGTGTGTCCTTGCAATGCATTGATGGAAAAATCGATGCTTGGTGAAGCCGGCTACCTCACAGGAATTGAAAACAATATTTTAGGACCGATGATCGACATTACGAAAGAAGTGGAGCCGGGCTACCGGGAAATTTTTATGATTTCAGAAGTCGAGGCGGCCATGCGTCAATCCCGCATCAAACGGACGAAAACGGTATGCACCTATTGCGGTGTGGGATGCAGTTTTGAGATCTGGACAAAAGGGCGGCACATTTTAAAGGTGGAACCGCATGCTGAGGCGCCGGTGAACGGAATTTCCACTTGTGTGAAAGGCAAGTTTGGCTGGGATTTTGTAAACAGCGAAGAGCGCTTGACCAAACCGTTAATCCGTAAAGGGGACAAGTTTGTGGAAGCCACCTGGGACGAAGCCCTGTCCCTCGTTGCCAGAAAACTGACGGAAATGAAAGAACAACACGGCCCCGATTCGATTGGCTACATCTCTTCTTCCAAGTGCAGTAACGAGGAAAACTATCTGATGCAAAAATTGGCCCGTGCCGTAACAGGTACCAACAATGTGGACAATTGCTCCCGCTACTGTCAGTCACCGGCTACATCAGGCCTGATGCGGACTGTTGGTTATGGCGGTGATTCCGGTACAGTTCATGATATTGCGGCGGCCGATCTGGTACTCATTGTGGGGGCCAATGCGGCTGAATCTCATCCGGTGTTGGCAACACGCATCAAACGGGCGCACAAATTGTACGGCCAGAAGCTGGTTGTGGCGGATTTACGGAAGAACGAAATGGCGGAACGGGCTGATCTGTTTTTGCATCCGGAGCAGGGGACCGATCTGATCTGGCTGTCGGCGGTTACCAAGTACATCATCGATCAGGGGTGGGAAGACAAGCAGTTTCTGTGTGATCGTGTAAACGGATTTGACGAATATGCCGAATCGTTATCCAAATTTACACTTGACTATGCGGCAGAAAAGACGGGCATTTCGAAAGACGATTTGATCAAGCTGGCGGAGATGATTCATGTGGCAAACAGTGTGTGTATCCTATGGGCGATGGGAGTTACCCAGCATTTGGGCGGCACGGATACGAGTACGGCCATCTCCAATCTGCTTTTGGTGACAGGAAATTACGGAAGAACCGGTACGGGCGCTTATCCGCTGCGCGGTCACAACAATGTGCAGGGCGCCTGCGATTTTGGCTCAATGCCTGCCTGGATGCCGGGATATGAAGCGGTTCAGGATGAAAAGGTGCGCGCCAAATATGAGCGGGCATGGGGTGTCAAACTGCCGAAAGAACCGGGGTTGAATAACCATCAGATGGTAGAGGCCATCCAGGATGGAAAGCTAAAGGCGCTGTATTTGATGGGGGAAGACATGGCCATTGTGGACTCGAACTCGAATCATGTGCAGGCCGCGTTTGAACAATTGGAGTTTTTTGTCGTTCAGGACATTTTTTTCTCAAAGACGGCCCAATATGCGGACGTGGTGCTGCCGGCATCGCCAAGTCTTGAGAAAGACGGCACATTCACCAATACGGAAAGGCGCATCCAGCGTTTTCACAAAGTGTTTGAACCGCTCGGCGATTCAAAGCCGGACTGGCTGATTCTCCAGGAAGTGGCAAACCGGATGGGAGCTGACTGGAACTACTGTGATCCGGGTGAAATCATGGCAGAAGTGGCTCGTCTGGCGCCGATTTTTGCAGGTGTCAGTTATGAGCGTCTGGAAGGCTGGAACAGTCAGTTGTGGCCAGTAGCGCCGGACGGATCATCCACTCCGTTGTTGTATGTCGACCGGTTCGGGTTCCCTGATGGCAAGGCGAAACTGGTAAAAGTGGACTGGACGCCTCCTTACGACGCCGGGAAAGAATTCGATCTGCACTTGAACAACGGGCGGCTGCTGGAACATTTTCACGAAGGAAACTTGACCTACCGGGTGGACGGAATTACGCACAAAGTGCCGAATCCCTGGCTGGAAGTGTCACCGGAACTGGCTGCAGAACGAGGATTGCAGAGCGGCTCTTTGGTACGGTTGACCTCCCCGTACGGTGAGGTGGAAGTGCGAACCCTTGTTACGGATCGCGTTCAGGGCAACGAACTTTATTTAACGATGAACTCGTTTGAGGACAAGAAAATGGTCAATCGGTTAACCAGCAGTTATCACGACAAAACGACACACACACCGAACTACAAAGAAATG
- a CDS encoding formate/nitrite transporter family protein, protein MAFHSPQRIAELSVDAGLRKASLPLLTMLILGFLAGAFIALGFLLDIRVTASLPREWGTFGSFLGAAVFPVGLMFVVIGGGELLTGNMMSVPMAWMSRKITFGKLLNNWFWVLISNFIGAVFVAYVFGHVVGMTETGAFLTKTVAIASGKLSDTFWQAFFSAVGCNWLVCLGVWLAYGSDDVGGKILGIWFPIMAFVAIGFQHVVANMFVIPAAIFAGHLTWADYLSNFVPVLLGNIVGGAIFVGWMYWMSYIRGTGQGGTTPGPKEVHGLETDTKQKSFGLRGAKH, encoded by the coding sequence ATGGCCTTTCATTCGCCTCAGAGGATCGCCGAACTGTCGGTGGATGCGGGACTGCGTAAAGCATCGCTGCCGCTTTTAACCATGTTGATTTTAGGTTTTTTGGCAGGTGCATTTATTGCGCTCGGTTTTTTATTGGATATTCGGGTAACGGCAAGTTTGCCAAGGGAGTGGGGGACATTTGGATCCTTTTTGGGAGCGGCCGTTTTTCCGGTTGGTCTTATGTTTGTTGTAATTGGTGGCGGTGAACTGCTAACCGGCAATATGATGTCTGTCCCGATGGCGTGGATGTCTCGTAAAATCACGTTTGGAAAATTACTGAACAATTGGTTTTGGGTGTTAATCAGCAATTTTATAGGAGCCGTTTTTGTCGCCTACGTGTTTGGCCATGTAGTCGGTATGACAGAGACAGGCGCCTTTTTAACCAAAACGGTTGCGATCGCCTCAGGCAAACTGAGTGACACGTTTTGGCAGGCGTTTTTCTCCGCAGTGGGCTGTAACTGGCTGGTTTGTTTGGGGGTTTGGCTCGCGTACGGCTCGGATGACGTCGGCGGCAAAATACTTGGCATCTGGTTTCCGATTATGGCGTTTGTGGCAATCGGGTTCCAGCACGTGGTGGCTAACATGTTTGTCATCCCTGCCGCCATCTTTGCCGGGCATTTAACGTGGGCCGATTATTTGAGCAATTTTGTTCCCGTGTTGTTAGGCAATATTGTGGGCGGTGCGATATTCGTCGGTTGGATGTATTGGATGAGTTACATCCGCGGCACCGGGCAGGGCGGTACCACACCCGGTCCGAAAGAGGTACACGGGTTGGAAACGGATACGAAACAGAAATCTTTCGGGTTGCGAGGTGCCAAACATTGA
- the typA gene encoding translational GTPase TypA, translating into MTHQEKLRNIAIIAHVDHGKTTLVDKLLQQSGIFRENEHIEERVMDSNDLERERGITILAKNTAIRYNDYTINIVDTPGHADFGGEVERIMKMVDGVLLVVDAFEGCMPQTKFVLRKALEQNLVPIVVLNKIDRPNARPQEVVDEVLDLFIELNATEEQLDFPVIYASALQGYATTSPDQTKSDMKDLYEAIIQHIPSPWADPEEPLQFQVTLLDYNEYLGRIGVGRIQRGRIRVNEQVAVMKRDGTVQKSRVSKLFGFIGLNRIEVESAQAGDIIAVAGLGDINVGETVTDPERQEALPLLHIDEPTLQMTFSVNDSPFVGREGKHVTSRKLKERLLEELETDVSLRVDETDSPDAFIVSGRGELHLSILIETMRREGYELQVSKPEVIIREENGIRLEPFEHLVIDVPEEYMGAVMERLGARKAEMTNMVNHGTGNVRLEFLIPARGLIGFRTEFLTETRGYGIMNHSFDSYQEYRGELEGRRQGVLVASESGTATAYSIEGLEDRGVMFITPGTEVYEGMIVGEHNRDNDLTVNVTKAKAMTNVRSATKDETTKLKAPRILSLEQSLEYLNDDELCEITPKSVRLRKKYLKKNERDRHEKQKSYS; encoded by the coding sequence ATGACGCATCAAGAAAAACTTCGTAATATCGCGATAATTGCCCATGTCGACCACGGTAAAACGACGCTGGTTGATAAACTGCTGCAGCAGTCGGGGATTTTTCGCGAAAACGAGCATATAGAAGAACGAGTCATGGATTCAAATGATTTGGAGCGGGAGCGCGGGATTACCATTTTGGCGAAAAATACAGCGATCCGCTATAACGATTATACGATTAATATTGTGGATACTCCCGGTCATGCCGATTTCGGCGGTGAAGTGGAACGGATCATGAAGATGGTGGATGGTGTTCTGCTGGTCGTGGATGCGTTTGAAGGTTGTATGCCGCAAACGAAGTTTGTTTTGCGCAAAGCGTTGGAACAAAATCTGGTGCCGATTGTGGTGCTGAACAAGATTGACCGGCCGAATGCACGTCCGCAGGAAGTGGTCGATGAAGTGTTGGACCTTTTCATCGAATTGAATGCGACGGAAGAACAGCTTGATTTTCCGGTCATTTATGCGTCCGCTTTGCAGGGATATGCAACAACCAGTCCCGACCAAACAAAAAGCGACATGAAAGATCTGTACGAAGCGATTATCCAGCATATTCCATCGCCTTGGGCGGATCCGGAAGAGCCGCTGCAGTTCCAGGTCACGCTGCTCGATTATAATGAGTATTTGGGGAGAATCGGAGTCGGTCGCATTCAGCGCGGCAGAATCCGGGTAAATGAGCAGGTGGCCGTTATGAAACGGGACGGAACGGTTCAAAAATCGCGCGTCAGCAAACTGTTTGGTTTTATCGGTCTGAATCGGATTGAAGTGGAAAGCGCGCAGGCAGGGGATATTATTGCAGTCGCCGGACTTGGCGATATTAACGTCGGGGAAACGGTTACCGATCCGGAACGGCAGGAAGCATTGCCGTTGCTTCATATTGATGAGCCTACACTGCAGATGACGTTTTCTGTTAATGATTCCCCGTTTGTCGGACGGGAAGGAAAACATGTCACTTCCCGAAAACTGAAGGAGCGGCTGCTGGAAGAGTTGGAAACAGACGTCTCGCTGCGGGTGGATGAAACAGATTCGCCCGATGCGTTTATCGTCTCCGGACGGGGAGAGCTTCATCTGTCGATTCTGATTGAAACCATGCGGCGGGAAGGGTATGAACTGCAGGTCTCGAAACCGGAGGTCATCATCCGAGAGGAAAACGGGATACGGCTGGAACCGTTCGAACATCTGGTGATCGATGTGCCGGAAGAATACATGGGAGCAGTTATGGAACGTCTGGGAGCCCGCAAAGCGGAAATGACCAATATGGTTAACCATGGAACCGGCAACGTACGTCTTGAGTTCCTGATTCCGGCACGCGGGTTGATCGGATTCCGCACCGAATTTTTGACAGAAACACGTGGGTATGGAATTATGAACCACAGTTTTGATTCGTATCAGGAATACCGAGGTGAACTGGAAGGACGTCGTCAAGGTGTTCTGGTTGCCAGTGAATCGGGTACAGCCACTGCATACAGCATTGAGGGATTGGAAGATCGTGGCGTTATGTTTATCACGCCCGGTACGGAAGTATATGAGGGAATGATTGTAGGGGAACACAACCGGGATAACGATCTGACCGTCAATGTGACAAAAGCGAAGGCGATGACCAACGTGCGATCCGCTACAAAAGACGAGACTACCAAGCTAAAAGCGCCGCGCATTTTATCACTGGAACAGTCGCTCGAATATCTGAACGATGATGAACTTTGTGAAATTACGCCCAAATCAGTCCGTCTCCGCAAAAAATATTTGAAGAAAAACGAGCGCGACCGTCACGAAAAACAAAAATCTTATTCTTGA
- a CDS encoding YaiI/YqxD family protein: protein MYIITIWVDADGCPRRVVETAKRLAAENQVRCWTVSNFHHQIEGEFHITVDDTSQSADLYILNRCQLGDLVITQDIGLAALVLGKKCRALGIYGQEYREDTIDLILEMREGAAKHRRAGGRTKGPKRRTEADDAAFETALDHILKNG from the coding sequence GTGTACATCATTACGATTTGGGTTGATGCGGACGGATGTCCGCGCCGGGTTGTGGAGACAGCCAAACGGTTGGCGGCAGAAAATCAGGTCAGGTGCTGGACCGTATCCAATTTTCATCATCAGATTGAAGGGGAATTCCATATCACGGTCGACGATACGTCACAATCGGCCGATCTTTATATCCTGAACCGGTGTCAGCTAGGCGATCTGGTCATTACGCAAGACATTGGATTGGCGGCGCTCGTGTTAGGCAAAAAATGCCGGGCACTGGGAATTTATGGACAGGAATATCGGGAAGATACGATCGATCTGATTTTGGAGATGAGGGAAGGAGCGGCCAAACACAGACGTGCGGGGGGCCGTACGAAAGGGCCAAAGAGGCGGACGGAAGCAGATGATGCCGCATTTGAAACGGCTTTGGATCATATTTTGAAAAATGGGTGA
- a CDS encoding pyridoxamine 5'-phosphate oxidase family protein yields MAETVQTELPQVLVDFLQGEKLVLLHTIDHETGAPNVAAISWLLALDPKSVRFAIDPRSRVVANINKNPRVSIAIIGPDSCYSISGVASAGTENLEGVALKMIAVDVSVDEVRDIMFYGAKMSVEPKYEKTYDPKLAEKYDQEVYSALKKR; encoded by the coding sequence ATGGCTGAAACAGTCCAAACTGAGTTACCACAAGTACTGGTTGATTTCCTGCAAGGGGAAAAACTGGTTCTTTTGCATACGATTGATCACGAAACGGGAGCTCCCAATGTAGCGGCTATTTCCTGGCTGCTGGCGCTCGACCCGAAATCCGTCCGGTTTGCCATCGATCCACGTTCCCGCGTGGTAGCGAATATCAATAAAAATCCGCGCGTATCCATTGCGATCATCGGACCTGATTCCTGTTATTCGATCAGCGGCGTTGCATCTGCCGGGACGGAAAACCTGGAAGGCGTCGCTTTGAAAATGATCGCCGTTGATGTATCGGTTGATGAAGTGCGCGATATCATGTTTTACGGAGCCAAAATGTCGGTGGAACCGAAGTACGAAAAAACGTATGACCCGAAATTGGCAGAAAAATACGATCAGGAAGTTTATAGCGCGTTAAAAAAGAGATAA